One Acinetobacter pullicarnis genomic region harbors:
- the ypfJ gene encoding KPN_02809 family neutral zinc metallopeptidase, with product MRWKGRRESENVEDRRGGGKVGGISILGLVVAFIAWKFFDVDPQQAYQATQQITQQAQSNTATELQQPTAEQQQDAAFVATILADTEDIWSTIFKTNGEQYRQPKLVMFNGRVDSACGAAVSAVGPFYCPADQKIYIDTQFFREMHQQLGIAADRQPSERINSNQAGDFAQAYVLAHEVGHHVQNIMGISSQVQKARSKANQVQSNQLSVRLELQADCFAGVWAHHNQNRTQFLQQGDIEVAMDAAEKIGDDYLQKRATGQVVPDSFTHGKSAQRMQWFKTGLDTGEITRCDTFSSAI from the coding sequence ATTCTTGGGCTGGTTGTGGCCTTTATTGCATGGAAATTCTTTGATGTTGACCCGCAGCAGGCGTATCAAGCCACACAACAAATCACGCAGCAAGCCCAATCCAACACTGCTACAGAATTACAGCAGCCCACAGCAGAACAGCAACAGGATGCTGCTTTTGTGGCGACAATATTGGCAGACACCGAAGATATCTGGAGCACAATTTTCAAAACCAATGGTGAGCAATATCGTCAACCTAAGTTGGTGATGTTTAATGGTCGAGTCGATTCTGCATGTGGTGCGGCAGTCTCGGCAGTCGGGCCATTTTATTGCCCAGCAGATCAAAAAATTTATATCGATACTCAGTTCTTTAGAGAAATGCATCAACAACTGGGCATTGCTGCGGATCGGCAGCCTTCCGAGCGGATCAACAGTAATCAAGCTGGTGATTTTGCTCAAGCCTATGTGCTTGCACATGAAGTCGGACATCATGTGCAAAATATAATGGGGATCTCATCTCAGGTTCAAAAAGCACGTAGCAAAGCCAATCAAGTACAAAGTAACCAACTGTCAGTGCGTTTAGAGTTGCAAGCGGATTGCTTTGCAGGAGTCTGGGCGCATCATAATCAGAATCGAACCCAGTTCTTACAGCAGGGCGATATTGAGGTGGCTATGGATGCGGCTGAGAAAATTGGGGATGATTATTTACAGAAACGTGCGACCGGTCAGGTGGTGCCAGATAGTTTTACTCATGGTAAAAGTGCACAGCGGATGCAGTGGTTCAAAACGGGCTTAGACACTGGAGAAATTACGCGTTGCGATACATTTAGCAGCGCAATTTAA